A window from Nitrospira sp. ND1 encodes these proteins:
- a CDS encoding PAS domain S-box protein: protein MRRLLQQLRQSVRRASRQLATDSGDSKTERRKIPPSNTPTCLDEGHVLDAVLCSLDEGLCIVDTQWHILRLNPQAEILFGAPARDLKGRPAYQLIAPGPEEFRHECLVTDNSVPPLQSGLPYGTDNGLLLRQDGQLTPISLTITPMSHDGVVNGAVLTFRDLTAQKEAESHQIENSALLRRLQTGMVGLASNQAIYRGQLSEAFHLITRVTTQSLRVARVSIWFYAPDHAVLRCADLYDQPGDQHSHGIEQPAALYPQYFSSLEAGEMIVANEAQSDPRTVEFAAHHLRPLGITSMLNVPIRAEGILVGALHCEHIGTPRVWTTEEQQFAASVANTVSLAVEAADRHKAETETKRAEQFLDSVIENLPIMVYVKEADQLRFTRWNRAAEELTGFSRELILGRTSHDFFCKEEADRFTRHDREALRSGRLIEVASEEIHTQHRGVRLLRTKKLPVMDEQGRPRFLLGIAEDITDRTAHESILHESEKKYRELFESSRDAIMILSSPNWNFTACNPATIQLFGARDAEHFTSLGPWDVSPEHQPDGEESMVKAPKMIGIALQEGSHNFEWLHKRVGGPSFLASVQLTRITLKGPPGLQATVRDITEQRRSEAALQAYSTFQKAMLDNAGHAIISCKPDGMIQVFNPAAEALLGYSADELVGKQTPGIFHDLDEVVARARQFSKELGSTIEPGFDVFVEKCRRNLPNEHEWAYVCKDGTRKTVLLNVTALREADGRITGYLGIASDITPLKLAAQELVSAKEAAEAANVAKSRFLANMSHEIRTPLNGVLGMTELLLSTSLSAKQQSLLETVRRSGVALLEVINDILDFSKIEAGKLELEQVEFGLRQVVEEAVELFAGSAGNKNLELTYFIPADVPDSLVGDPVRLRQILLNLIGNAIKFTTQGEVTVAFALAEQHADTLTLACQVRDTGIGIPDAAQAQLFTAFTQADGSTTRRFGGTGLGLAIVKQLVQLMGGEVGLVSALGQGTTFSFTFTVRLGSSQAIYLPLAGRQILIVDDTRTNLEILATHLRSWGATVFTAESADDALLQLEHFQHTQHRIDMAILYLRMPGRDGVDLARSIKHQAAYQNLPLIALSSVERLSDDSDVPHRLFHSFLRKPVRQSLLKDRLTRVLGGAAGPVPHSPESAATPRPRVDAHILLAEDNPVNQDVASSMLEMLGCRITIAPNGRAAVEAATTGRFDLILMDCQMPEMDGFTATAAIRRQEATASDRRHVPVIALTANAMEGDRARCLAAGMDDYLTKPFTVAQLHAFLTQWLTPQSAKASETDQASSPHTTDADEPAATEEAPVSTTIDKTAWDAILSLQRPGRPDILARVLATYLDDSRLLVEQIRSAVQSQDSVALSQAAHRLKSSSAQLGVLATAAHCKELETLGRLARIDEAAHLLSQLIEAHQFACAAITSELRQRSAR from the coding sequence ATGCGTCGGCTCCTGCAACAACTTAGGCAGAGCGTGCGGCGCGCAAGCAGGCAACTCGCGACCGACTCAGGCGACTCGAAAACCGAACGCCGGAAGATCCCGCCTTCAAACACGCCTACGTGCCTCGACGAAGGCCACGTACTCGACGCCGTCCTCTGCTCGCTCGACGAAGGCCTGTGCATCGTCGATACGCAATGGCACATCCTCAGACTGAATCCCCAGGCCGAGATCCTCTTCGGCGCCCCCGCCCGTGACCTGAAGGGACGCCCCGCGTATCAACTGATTGCTCCCGGCCCGGAGGAATTCCGCCACGAGTGCCTTGTAACCGACAACTCCGTTCCTCCGCTGCAATCCGGGCTCCCCTACGGGACCGACAATGGTCTCCTGCTCAGACAGGACGGCCAGTTGACGCCAATTTCTCTGACGATCACTCCGATGTCGCATGATGGCGTCGTGAACGGAGCCGTCCTGACGTTCCGGGATCTCACAGCCCAGAAGGAGGCGGAGTCACATCAGATCGAAAACTCCGCGTTACTCCGCCGCTTACAGACAGGCATGGTCGGGTTGGCGAGCAATCAGGCAATCTACCGTGGACAATTGTCCGAGGCCTTCCACCTCATCACCCGGGTCACGACACAGAGCCTCCGCGTCGCGCGGGTCAGCATCTGGTTTTATGCGCCGGACCATGCGGTCCTCCGGTGCGCGGACCTCTATGACCAACCGGGCGATCAACACTCACACGGCATCGAGCAACCCGCGGCCCTCTATCCACAGTACTTCTCATCGCTCGAGGCGGGAGAGATGATCGTCGCGAACGAGGCGCAGTCGGACCCGCGAACGGTGGAATTTGCAGCACACCATCTGCGGCCGCTGGGGATCACCTCCATGCTGAACGTGCCTATCCGCGCCGAGGGCATTCTCGTTGGGGCGCTGCACTGTGAACACATCGGAACGCCCAGAGTATGGACGACGGAGGAACAGCAGTTTGCGGCCTCAGTGGCGAACACCGTCTCGCTCGCCGTGGAGGCAGCGGATCGGCATAAGGCTGAAACCGAAACGAAACGTGCCGAACAATTTCTCGACTCGGTGATCGAAAACCTCCCCATCATGGTCTATGTAAAAGAAGCCGACCAGCTCCGGTTCACACGCTGGAATCGAGCCGCGGAAGAGCTCACAGGATTCAGTCGGGAACTCATCCTCGGCCGGACCAGCCATGATTTTTTCTGCAAAGAAGAGGCCGACCGCTTCACTCGTCATGATCGCGAGGCACTCCGCAGCGGCCGCCTCATCGAGGTGGCCTCAGAAGAAATTCACACCCAGCACCGGGGCGTACGACTGCTGCGCACCAAGAAACTGCCTGTCATGGATGAGCAGGGACGCCCCCGCTTCCTGCTCGGCATCGCCGAAGATATCACCGACCGGACCGCACACGAATCAATTCTGCACGAGAGCGAAAAAAAGTATCGCGAGCTGTTCGAGTCCTCGCGCGATGCCATCATGATTTTGTCGTCCCCGAACTGGAATTTCACGGCCTGCAACCCGGCGACCATTCAGCTCTTCGGGGCACGGGACGCCGAGCATTTCACGTCACTCGGACCGTGGGACGTCTCCCCCGAGCATCAGCCTGACGGCGAAGAATCGATGGTCAAGGCGCCGAAGATGATTGGGATAGCTCTGCAGGAAGGCTCTCACAACTTCGAGTGGTTGCACAAACGAGTCGGCGGTCCCAGCTTCCTGGCGAGCGTGCAGTTGACCCGCATCACGTTGAAAGGGCCCCCCGGACTGCAGGCGACGGTCCGCGACATTACCGAACAACGTCGCAGCGAAGCCGCACTGCAGGCCTATTCGACATTCCAGAAGGCCATGCTGGACAACGCCGGTCATGCGATCATCTCCTGCAAACCCGACGGCATGATCCAAGTCTTCAATCCGGCAGCGGAAGCCCTGCTGGGATACAGCGCCGACGAGTTGGTCGGCAAACAGACCCCGGGCATCTTCCACGACTTGGACGAAGTGGTCGCGCGGGCACGTCAATTTTCCAAGGAATTAGGCAGCACGATCGAACCGGGCTTCGACGTGTTCGTCGAAAAATGCCGGCGGAATCTCCCCAACGAGCACGAGTGGGCGTACGTGTGTAAGGATGGCACCAGGAAGACGGTACTGTTGAATGTCACGGCACTGCGGGAGGCGGATGGCCGGATCACCGGCTACCTCGGCATCGCCTCCGATATCACGCCGCTTAAGTTGGCGGCACAGGAGTTGGTTTCGGCCAAGGAAGCGGCCGAGGCGGCCAATGTGGCAAAGTCGAGGTTCCTGGCCAACATGAGCCACGAAATCCGCACGCCACTGAACGGCGTCCTCGGAATGACCGAACTGCTGCTGAGCACCAGCCTGTCGGCCAAACAACAGTCGCTGCTGGAAACCGTCCGCCGCTCAGGCGTGGCCCTCCTCGAAGTCATCAATGACATTCTGGATTTCTCCAAGATCGAAGCGGGAAAGCTTGAACTCGAGCAGGTGGAGTTCGGCCTGAGACAGGTCGTCGAGGAGGCAGTCGAACTGTTTGCCGGGTCGGCCGGCAACAAGAACCTGGAGTTGACCTACTTCATCCCCGCCGACGTGCCGGATAGTCTCGTGGGAGACCCTGTACGCCTGCGCCAAATTCTGCTCAACCTGATCGGCAACGCCATCAAGTTCACGACACAGGGGGAGGTGACGGTCGCGTTTGCGCTGGCAGAGCAACATGCGGACACCCTCACACTCGCTTGCCAGGTGCGCGATACCGGCATCGGCATTCCTGACGCCGCTCAGGCCCAACTGTTCACGGCGTTCACCCAGGCCGACGGCTCCACCACCCGGCGATTCGGCGGCACCGGGCTCGGCCTGGCGATCGTCAAACAACTGGTACAGCTGATGGGTGGTGAAGTCGGCCTGGTGAGTGCGCTCGGTCAGGGCACGACGTTCTCGTTCACATTCACTGTCAGGCTCGGGAGCTCTCAGGCCATATACCTTCCGCTCGCCGGACGGCAGATCCTGATCGTCGATGACACACGGACAAATCTGGAGATTCTGGCCACCCACCTGCGGAGTTGGGGAGCCACGGTCTTCACGGCGGAGTCTGCCGACGACGCGCTCCTCCAATTAGAGCACTTCCAGCACACGCAGCATCGAATCGACATGGCCATCCTCTACCTTCGAATGCCTGGGCGGGACGGCGTCGATCTCGCGCGTTCCATCAAACACCAGGCGGCTTATCAGAACCTCCCCCTGATCGCACTCAGCTCAGTGGAGCGTCTCTCGGACGACAGCGACGTGCCCCACCGGCTCTTTCACAGCTTCCTTCGCAAGCCGGTGCGACAGTCACTGCTCAAAGACCGCCTGACGCGAGTGCTCGGGGGGGCCGCCGGACCAGTGCCCCACAGCCCGGAGTCCGCGGCGACCCCGCGTCCGCGCGTCGACGCCCACATCCTCCTGGCCGAGGATAACCCCGTCAACCAGGATGTGGCGTCCTCCATGCTGGAGATGCTGGGATGTCGCATCACGATCGCACCCAACGGACGGGCCGCCGTCGAGGCAGCCACAACCGGCCGGTTCGACCTCATTCTCATGGATTGTCAGATGCCCGAGATGGATGGGTTCACTGCCACAGCAGCCATTCGCCGGCAAGAAGCGACAGCGAGCGACCGCCGCCATGTGCCCGTCATTGCGTTGACCGCCAATGCCATGGAAGGCGATCGCGCCCGTTGCCTGGCCGCCGGGATGGACGACTATCTCACCAAACCGTTTACCGTCGCGCAGCTACACGCCTTCCTCACACAATGGTTGACGCCACAGTCAGCCAAGGCGAGCGAGACCGACCAGGCCTCCTCCCCCCATACCACCGACGCCGACGAACCGGCCGCCACAGAGGAAGCACCGGTTTCGACAACCATCGACAAGACTGCCTGGGATGCGATTCTGTCGCTCCAACGCCCGGGACGGCCCGACATCTTAGCCCGCGTGCTGGCAACCTACTTGGATGATTCCCGCCTGCTGGTGGAACAGATTCGCTCCGCCGTGCAGTCACAGGATTCGGTCGCCCTTTCTCAGGCCGCCCACCGCTTGAAGTCCAGCAGCGCCCAGCTCGGCGTCCTGGCCACCGCCGCCCATTGCAAAGAATTGGAGACCCTTGGACGGCTTGCCAGGATCGACGAGGCTGCGCACCTTCTGTCGCAACTCATCGAAGCCCATCAGTTCGCCTGCGCCGCGATCACCTCGGAACTACGACAGCGCTCCGCCCGATAA
- a CDS encoding symmetrical bis(5'-nucleosyl)-tetraphosphatase, giving the protein MATYAIGDVQGCFASLRQLTKTVGFNPAEDRLWFVGDLVNRGPDSLGVLRYIRDLGPAAVTVLGNHDLFLLAVATGLTTFRRDDTLTQILDAQDCDELTAWLRQQPLLYREGSYVLVHAGLLPHWTIEEAQQFAMEAETALRGEQFNTTLRALHPSDHLQWAPDLKGPVRLATIIKVLTRLRTCSDNGIMESTFSGPPKLTPQGFHPWFDVPNRRSATATIVFGHWAAMGLHLTPNLLGLDSGCVYGRRLTAVRLEDRKVFQVRCEETRGGK; this is encoded by the coding sequence ATGGCTACCTATGCAATCGGCGATGTACAAGGCTGCTTTGCCTCGCTCAGACAGCTCACCAAGACGGTCGGATTCAATCCGGCAGAGGACCGTCTCTGGTTCGTGGGGGATCTCGTCAATCGCGGGCCGGACTCGCTTGGTGTCCTTCGCTATATCCGGGACCTCGGGCCGGCTGCGGTCACCGTGCTCGGCAATCACGACCTGTTCCTGCTTGCCGTGGCGACCGGCCTGACAACCTTTCGGCGCGACGATACGTTGACCCAAATCCTCGATGCCCAGGACTGCGACGAACTCACGGCCTGGCTCAGACAGCAGCCGTTGCTCTATCGGGAGGGCTCCTATGTACTGGTCCATGCGGGGCTCTTGCCGCACTGGACGATCGAGGAGGCCCAGCAATTCGCCATGGAGGCAGAAACGGCACTGCGGGGGGAACAGTTCAACACAACGCTCCGCGCCCTCCACCCCAGCGACCATTTACAATGGGCGCCCGATCTGAAAGGCCCGGTGCGCCTTGCCACCATCATCAAGGTGTTGACCCGGCTACGAACCTGCTCCGACAATGGCATCATGGAATCAACCTTCTCCGGCCCGCCGAAACTCACACCCCAGGGATTTCACCCCTGGTTCGATGTCCCAAACCGACGAAGTGCGACCGCCACGATTGTGTTCGGGCATTGGGCGGCGATGGGTCTTCATCTCACACCGAACCTGCTCGGACTGGACAGCGGCTGCGTGTATGGGCGACGGCTCACCGCGGTGCGACTGGAGGACCGGAAGGTCTTCCAAGTGCGTTGCGAGGAGACGCGTGGAGGCAAGTGA
- a CDS encoding DUF309 domain-containing protein: MEASELPVTIDWPRYSSRALPTYRFLPGLTPHPHRDPLGHSFAEPEPRPRPFEHHQWSNSEDYLHAIDLYNFFYWWEAHEVFEGLWHACGRKTTAGNFFQALIQFAAAHLKRALGNEIAAHNLVRSGLLRLQNSPTPYMGLDTVTFADDVTVWMEDNSRPGVRIRLRHYGNGPSVNKTP; the protein is encoded by the coding sequence GTGGAGGCAAGTGAGCTGCCGGTCACGATCGATTGGCCCCGCTACAGTAGCAGGGCGCTGCCTACCTACCGATTCCTCCCGGGCCTGACTCCGCATCCACACCGCGATCCACTGGGGCATTCCTTCGCAGAGCCGGAGCCGCGCCCGCGCCCGTTTGAACACCACCAATGGTCGAACTCGGAGGACTATCTGCATGCGATCGATCTCTACAACTTTTTCTATTGGTGGGAAGCGCACGAAGTGTTCGAGGGTTTATGGCACGCGTGTGGACGCAAGACGACGGCGGGCAATTTCTTCCAAGCCCTCATCCAGTTCGCCGCCGCCCATCTCAAACGCGCACTCGGCAATGAAATAGCCGCGCACAACCTTGTCCGTAGCGGGCTCCTGCGCCTGCAGAACAGTCCCACTCCCTACATGGGGCTTGATACCGTCACATTCGCCGATGACGTCACAGTGTGGATGGAGGACAACAGCCGGCCAGGCGTGCGTATTCGATTGAGACACTATGGCAACGGGCCATCAGTGAACAAGACCCCCTGA